In Patescibacteria group bacterium, a single window of DNA contains:
- a CDS encoding ATP-binding cassette domain-containing protein → MSDNAIEVKNLVKKFDKFTAVDDISFDVKKGEIFAFLGPNGAGKSTTIKMLTTLLNPTSGVLKLNGMDVTKDQDKVRKSFGIVFQDPSLDDELTAFENMQFHAVLYGVSKNGLENKIKDLLSFVELWDRKNDLVKTFSGGMRRRLEIARGLLHHPEILFLDEPTLGLDPQTRNSMWNYVGKLNKSDKLTVFFTTHYMEEAEKNAQRIAIIDHGKIIAIGGADDLKKKTKTKSLEDAFLKLTGNSIREEKFGAADHMRQMGRMWGGRR, encoded by the coding sequence ATGTCAGATAATGCAATAGAAGTAAAAAATCTTGTTAAAAAGTTTGATAAATTTACAGCAGTTGATGATATTTCTTTTGATGTAAAAAAAGGAGAAATCTTTGCTTTCCTGGGTCCAAACGGTGCAGGTAAATCAACAACTATTAAAATGCTTACAACTCTTCTTAATCCAACTTCTGGTGTTTTAAAGTTAAACGGAATGGACGTTACGAAAGATCAGGATAAAGTTCGCAAATCTTTTGGAATCGTTTTTCAGGATCCTTCTCTTGACGATGAACTGACTGCTTTCGAAAATATGCAATTTCATGCAGTGCTGTATGGAGTTTCAAAAAATGGTTTGGAAAATAAAATCAAAGATCTTTTAAGCTTTGTTGAATTGTGGGACCGCAAAAATGATTTGGTCAAAACTTTCTCCGGGGGAATGAGAAGAAGATTGGAAATTGCTCGCGGACTTTTGCATCACCCGGAAATTTTGTTTTTAGACGAGCCAACTCTCGGTCTTGATCCTCAAACAAGAAATAGTATGTGGAATTACGTCGGTAAACTAAATAAAAGTGACAAGTTAACAGTTTTCTTTACCACTCATTACATGGAAGAAGCAGAAAAAAACGCCCAAAGAATAGCAATTATTGATCACGGAAAAATTATTGCAATTGGGGGAGCTGATGATTTGAAAAAGAAAACTAAAACAAAATCCTTAGAAGATGCATTTCTAAAATTAACTGGAAATTCAATTCGTGAAGAAAAATTTGGTGCGGCAGATCATATGCGCCAAATGGGGAGAATGTGGGGAGGACGACGATGA
- a CDS encoding GTP-binding protein, with the protein MTHKIPTYLIHGSLGSGKTTFIKGMLKTDDFKNSVVIENEFANINIDEASLKDTCDIDIYGIAGGCICCSSGRELFDAFDKIAKLENVKSLIIETTGVASSVKLIQQFMLNSEFDDNFYLSRNILVIDSLENSIDYLKKNKKLDIELADIVILSKIDLVDAQVVRKMKKFIISINSKVEINPQKIAERDESKSSDKLLKHLAELTKILNEDHTKNIDYIVVNPNKNIEIASINLFIKQIYDKKINLKRVKGTFETKNKLNYEIQATPKKINYVKLKAKPEKDYLVFIGEKLDKNVFNDFIKKYE; encoded by the coding sequence ATGACACACAAAATACCAACATATTTAATACACGGATCTTTAGGAAGCGGTAAAACTACCTTCATAAAAGGAATGTTAAAAACAGATGATTTTAAAAATTCAGTTGTTATTGAGAATGAGTTTGCGAATATAAATATAGACGAAGCAAGTTTAAAAGATACATGTGATATTGATATTTACGGAATTGCTGGAGGATGTATTTGTTGTTCATCAGGACGTGAACTTTTCGATGCTTTTGATAAGATAGCAAAATTAGAAAATGTTAAATCTTTGATAATTGAAACAACTGGTGTAGCAAGCTCTGTAAAACTTATTCAACAGTTTATGCTTAATAGCGAATTTGATGATAATTTTTATTTAAGTAGAAATATTCTTGTTATCGACTCTCTTGAAAATTCAATAGATTATTTAAAGAAAAATAAAAAATTAGATATAGAACTCGCTGATATAGTCATATTATCAAAAATTGATTTAGTTGATGCTCAAGTTGTAAGAAAAATGAAGAAATTTATAATATCAATTAATTCAAAAGTAGAAATAAATCCTCAAAAAATTGCGGAGAGAGATGAATCAAAATCAAGCGATAAACTTCTTAAACATCTTGCAGAGCTAACAAAAATATTAAATGAAGATCATACAAAAAATATTGATTATATTGTTGTAAATCCAAATAAAAATATTGAAATTGCAAGTATAAATTTATTTATTAAGCAAATATATGATAAGAAAATAAATTTAAAAAGAGTTAAAGGAACTTTTGAGACGAAAAATAAATTAAATTATGAAATTCAAGCAACACCAAAAAAGATAAATTATGTGAAATTAAAAGCAAAACCAGAAAAAGATTATCTAGTTTTCATTGGCGAAAAATTAGATAAAAATGTTTTTAATGATTTTATAAAAAAATATGAATAA
- a CDS encoding glycosyltransferase codes for MTQSVKIVVSKTLAVNNLSIIIPVLNEEKYIGNLLQILVNQSLKNFEVIVVDGKSTDNTIKVVEKFKNKLNLKIIKAPHKGVSFQRNLGASNASAEILLFLDADVSFENNFLEKIVKEFNTKDYGVGTVASFPDDHNFLDTFLSTIYNFYQRLTANFNPVVYGFIILSTKIAHKSINGFNENLIFAEDTDYVKRIVEKGFKFQIIDSIKIYYSTRRIKREGRLVYEYKMIKYFFTKKIKYD; via the coding sequence GTGACGCAATCTGTAAAAATTGTGGTTTCAAAGACTCTTGCTGTGAATAATCTCTCCATAATAATTCCGGTTTTAAATGAAGAAAAATATATCGGTAATCTTTTGCAAATTTTAGTTAACCAATCTTTAAAAAATTTTGAAGTAATTGTTGTTGACGGTAAATCAACTGATAATACAATTAAAGTTGTAGAGAAATTTAAAAATAAACTTAATTTAAAAATAATTAAAGCTCCTCATAAAGGTGTTTCATTTCAAAGAAATCTTGGAGCATCAAATGCTTCCGCAGAAATTTTATTATTTTTAGACGCTGATGTTAGTTTTGAAAATAATTTTCTAGAAAAAATAGTCAAAGAATTTAATACTAAAGATTATGGAGTAGGGACAGTGGCAAGTTTCCCAGATGATCATAATTTTTTAGATACTTTTTTAAGTACTATTTATAATTTTTATCAAAGGCTCACAGCAAATTTTAATCCAGTTGTTTATGGTTTTATTATTTTGTCAACTAAAATTGCTCACAAAAGCATCAACGGGTTTAATGAAAATCTAATTTTTGCAGAAGACACAGATTATGTAAAAAGGATTGTTGAAAAGGGTTTTAAATTTCAAATAATTGATTCAATAAAAATCTATTATTCAACAAGAAGAATAAAAAGAGAAGGTCGGCTTGTTTATGAATATAAAATGATCAAGTATTTTTTTACAAAAAAAATTAAATACGATTGA
- a CDS encoding metal-dependent hydrolase → MTGRTHDLAAFTTLTYIIATQPLIQMSLATAFTAIAANMIGGIAPDIDQPTGKIWHKIPAGGIFGKIAHQFTGSHRSISHSLLGMAIFGFLSSKLLNYIHTFLLVDIKIVWIAFMLGVISHLVMDTFTKEGVPWLFPIPIRFGIPPIKAWRVTTGSIVERGFVFPLLLVTNGYLIYHHYEKFLDFIRHYITK, encoded by the coding sequence ATGACTGGGCGAACTCATGACCTTGCAGCTTTTACAACATTAACTTACATTATTGCAACACAACCGTTAATACAAATGAGTTTGGCGACGGCTTTTACCGCAATTGCAGCAAATATGATTGGAGGAATTGCACCTGATATTGACCAGCCAACTGGAAAAATATGGCACAAAATACCTGCTGGAGGAATTTTCGGCAAAATTGCACATCAATTTACCGGAAGCCACCGCTCTATTTCCCACTCACTTCTGGGAATGGCAATTTTTGGATTTTTATCTTCTAAATTGCTTAATTATATTCATACATTTTTACTTGTAGATATAAAAATAGTCTGGATTGCTTTTATGCTTGGAGTAATTTCACATCTTGTTATGGATACATTTACAAAGGAAGGCGTACCCTGGCTTTTTCCAATTCCAATAAGATTTGGAATCCCACCGATAAAAGCCTGGAGGGTAACAACCGGAAGTATTGTAGAGCGAGGATTTGTATTTCCACTACTTCTTGTAACTAATGGATATTTAATTTATCACCATTATGAAAAGTTTTTGGATTTTATAAGACATTATATAACTAAATAA
- a CDS encoding slipin family protein: protein MELAILAVIIILVLLSLRVNQEYERAVVFQLGRFKKVADAGIFFLVPILETATKVSLRTITMEIPSQKIITKDNVSIDIAAVAYYHIVDPQKAVIAIENVHSAVNQISQTTVRNVIGQFVLDQLLSKTADINDQIKNVIDKHTEGWGVQVTAVEIKDIQLPDNMQRAMAREAEAERDKRANIIAAEGEMLAATKLGEASDIIAKHPIALQLRTLQTMSEISTEKNSTIIFPAQFMTSIQEVMKTVAGDLINTR, encoded by the coding sequence ATGGAATTAGCTATCTTAGCTGTAATAATTATTTTAGTTTTACTTTCTCTTCGCGTTAATCAGGAATATGAAAGGGCAGTTGTTTTTCAGCTCGGTCGTTTTAAAAAAGTTGCAGATGCTGGAATATTCTTTTTAGTTCCAATTCTTGAAACTGCAACTAAGGTTAGTCTTCGTACCATTACAATGGAAATTCCTTCCCAAAAAATTATTACTAAAGATAATGTTTCTATAGACATCGCAGCTGTTGCTTATTATCACATTGTTGATCCTCAAAAAGCAGTTATTGCAATTGAAAATGTACACTCAGCAGTTAATCAAATAAGCCAAACTACAGTAAGAAATGTAATTGGCCAATTTGTCTTAGATCAATTATTATCTAAAACTGCTGACATTAACGACCAAATTAAAAATGTTATCGACAAACACACTGAAGGTTGGGGAGTGCAAGTAACAGCAGTTGAAATAAAAGATATTCAGCTTCCAGATAATATGCAAAGAGCGATGGCGCGTGAAGCCGAAGCAGAGCGAGACAAAAGAGCAAATATTATTGCAGCAGAAGGAGAAATGCTCGCAGCGACTAAATTAGGAGAGGCAAGCGATATTATTGCAAAGCACCCAATTGCATTACAACTTAGAACGCTTCAAACCATGTCAGAAATTTCTACAGAGAAAAATTCCACCATCATTTTCCCAGCTCAATTTATGACAAGCATTCAAGAAGTAATGAAAACTGTAGCAGGGGATCTGATAAATACGCGCTAA
- a CDS encoding endonuclease V — MIDLKKLKQEQLGLQKQIKLNKLPKINLIAGCDSSLIGSYRNYTQIFSVFVVFTYPELQEIEVQTNISPLTFPYIPGFLSFREIPNLLKVYKKIENKPDLIMVDGSGLIHPRHMGIAKKKLYGNIVSDKIIDPKTNEQLGFSVKTKARANPIFVSPGTFCDLESSLSITLSCLKGYKLPEPTRIADLYSKKLKNVQK; from the coding sequence ATGATCGATTTAAAAAAATTAAAGCAAGAACAATTAGGTTTACAAAAACAAATAAAACTAAATAAACTGCCGAAAATAAATTTAATTGCAGGATGCGATAGTTCATTAATCGGAAGCTATAGAAATTATACTCAAATTTTTAGTGTGTTTGTTGTTTTTACATATCCAGAACTTCAGGAAATTGAAGTACAAACTAATATTTCGCCGCTTACTTTTCCTTATATTCCAGGATTTTTATCATTTCGAGAAATTCCAAATTTATTAAAGGTTTATAAAAAAATTGAAAATAAGCCTGATTTAATAATGGTTGACGGATCAGGACTAATTCATCCAAGACACATGGGAATTGCTAAGAAAAAACTTTATGGAAATATTGTTAGTGACAAGATAATTGACCCTAAAACAAATGAACAATTGGGTTTTAGCGTAAAAACAAAAGCAAGAGCTAATCCAATTTTTGTTAGTCCTGGGACGTTTTGTGATTTGGAAAGCAGTTTATCAATAACTCTTTCTTGCCTTAAAGGTTATAAATTACCAGAACCAACGAGAATTGCTGATTTGTATTCTAAAAAACTAAAGAATGTGCAAAAATAA
- a CDS encoding YibE/F family protein, translating to MIKKIILFLVLFLVIFQTAGRQNIFAQSKEEFEKAQVISVDKEGVNNSFGAKLRFQDLTLKIIDGSDVGKTIELENGGDSFLTDSQLAKVGDILILDKTDNGINILDKYRLNSIPFLIIGFVILLLLVAGLSGIGSIAGLIISLAVILLFIIPQILHGANPLFVTIIGSLVILVVSTYLAHGISKKTTIALTSTFIALIIASILSIAFVNFTNLAGIGDDEAVSLLTAGATQNINLQGLLLSGIIIGTLGALNDITTTQSATIFELHETNKNLSFDDLVKKGSRVGREHIVSLVNTLVLAYAGSALAIFIYFELNPGGQPLWVVLNNEIIIDEVVRTIAGTCGLILAIPICTFLASWWVKRK from the coding sequence ATGATAAAAAAGATAATTTTGTTTCTTGTTTTATTTCTTGTTATTTTTCAAACCGCCGGTAGGCAGAATATATTCGCCCAGTCAAAAGAAGAATTTGAAAAAGCTCAGGTTATATCTGTTGATAAAGAAGGAGTAAACAATTCTTTTGGTGCCAAATTAAGATTTCAGGATCTTACTTTAAAAATAATTGACGGAAGTGATGTTGGCAAAACTATTGAGTTAGAAAACGGTGGCGATTCCTTTCTTACAGATAGTCAATTAGCAAAAGTAGGGGATATTTTAATTCTAGATAAAACTGATAACGGTATTAATATTCTTGATAAATATCGCTTAAATAGTATTCCGTTTTTAATAATTGGTTTTGTAATTTTGCTTCTATTAGTCGCAGGTCTTTCTGGAATTGGTTCAATTGCAGGTTTAATAATAAGCCTTGCAGTTATTTTGTTATTTATAATTCCGCAAATTCTTCATGGCGCAAATCCGCTTTTCGTAACAATTATTGGCTCTCTTGTTATATTAGTTGTTTCAACATATCTTGCCCATGGTATAAGTAAAAAGACAACCATTGCATTAACTTCAACTTTCATTGCCCTAATTATTGCAAGCATTCTTTCAATTGCTTTTGTAAATTTCACAAATCTTGCAGGAATTGGAGATGATGAGGCAGTCTCTCTCCTGACAGCAGGAGCTACTCAAAATATTAACTTACAAGGTCTACTTCTCTCAGGAATTATTATCGGTACTCTTGGAGCATTAAATGACATAACAACAACCCAATCAGCAACTATTTTTGAATTACACGAAACAAATAAAAATTTATCATTTGACGATCTAGTCAAAAAGGGAAGTAGAGTAGGCCGTGAACATATCGTTTCCTTGGTTAATACTTTAGTTTTGGCTTATGCAGGAAGTGCCTTAGCAATTTTTATTTATTTTGAATTAAATCCTGGCGGTCAGCCTCTTTGGGTAGTTTTAAACAATGAAATCATAATTGATGAAGTCGTCCGCACTATCGCAGGAACATGTGGTTTAATTTTAGCAATTCCTATTTGTACTTTCCTTGCAAGCTGGTGGGTTAAAAGAAAATAA
- a CDS encoding nicotianamine synthase family protein: protein MQKLYNEITNLDNYLPSEKVNRLFSTLVENTLKEEKNNLNKKQIENLQKVCSSAEYELEKYWSQKNIYKFPYFENYLKLTKLEWFSLKSCSVHKKHKILFVGGGPLPMTAIMLAKIYRQKVTILEKEKEAVDLSSSLIKELKLQNKIKVIQVDALDFEGYKNFNAIFVAALAGINSNIKDKILEKIKKQTLKNTHILARSSWGARRILYKPLSKHSFKIFKPVMEVKPMNDIVNSFVIFQNI, encoded by the coding sequence ATGCAAAAATTGTATAACGAAATAACTAATTTAGATAACTACTTACCAAGCGAAAAAGTTAATAGACTTTTTAGTACCCTTGTTGAAAATACATTAAAAGAGGAAAAAAATAATTTAAACAAAAAGCAAATTGAAAATTTACAAAAAGTTTGCAGTAGCGCAGAATACGAACTAGAAAAATATTGGTCTCAAAAAAATATTTACAAATTCCCCTATTTTGAAAATTACTTAAAACTTACCAAACTGGAGTGGTTTAGTTTAAAAAGTTGTAGTGTTCACAAGAAACATAAAATACTTTTTGTTGGTGGAGGGCCATTACCAATGACCGCAATAATGCTTGCAAAGATCTACAGGCAAAAAGTTACAATATTGGAAAAAGAAAAAGAGGCAGTTGATCTTTCAAGCAGTTTAATAAAAGAACTTAAATTACAAAATAAAATTAAAGTTATCCAGGTGGATGCATTAGATTTTGAGGGTTATAAAAATTTTAATGCTATTTTTGTGGCAGCACTGGCTGGTATTAATTCAAATATAAAAGATAAAATTTTGGAAAAAATTAAAAAACAAACTTTGAAAAATACTCACATACTTGCAAGATCTTCGTGGGGGGCAAGACGGATTTTGTATAAACCTTTATCTAAACATTCTTTCAAGATATTTAAGCCAGTAATGGAGGTAAAACCTATGAACGACATTGTTAATTCTTTTGTTATTTTTCAAAACATATGA
- a CDS encoding NUDIX domain-containing protein yields the protein MELKIHEFQGAILRTLLFNPKARFRDLNKVDITNDHFTFHLKQLIKEGLVAKNGIYYSLTDSGKEFANRMDTDSLKLERQGKLGIAIHAIRIKNNQKEYLIHKRLKEPFYGFYGSQSGKIRWGEMPIDTAKREFFEETGLKGTFKLKAIVHYHNFHKDGKLLEDKYFWVFEVINTKGLLKEKIEEGENIWMTEKEYRKLKNTFATFEEMQEVLKAKKLLYLDKIKFVDNF from the coding sequence ATGGAATTAAAAATTCACGAATTTCAAGGAGCGATACTGCGAACACTTTTATTCAATCCAAAAGCAAGATTCAGAGATTTGAATAAAGTTGATATTACAAATGATCATTTTACATTCCACCTTAAGCAATTAATTAAAGAAGGCCTGGTTGCTAAAAATGGAATTTACTACAGCCTGACAGATTCTGGAAAAGAATTTGCAAATCGGATGGATACAGATTCTTTAAAATTGGAACGCCAAGGTAAATTAGGAATCGCAATTCATGCCATACGAATAAAAAACAATCAAAAAGAATATCTAATTCATAAACGTCTAAAAGAACCGTTTTACGGTTTTTACGGATCTCAGAGTGGGAAAATAAGATGGGGAGAAATGCCAATTGATACTGCAAAAAGAGAATTCTTTGAAGAAACAGGTTTAAAGGGGACATTTAAATTAAAAGCAATTGTTCATTATCATAATTTTCACAAGGACGGAAAACTTTTAGAAGATAAATATTTCTGGGTATTCGAAGTTATAAACACGAAAGGTTTACTAAAAGAAAAAATTGAGGAAGGAGAAAATATTTGGATGACTGAAAAAGAATATAGAAAACTTAAAAATACCTTTGCAACTTTTGAAGAAATGCAAGAAGTATTAAAAGCTAAGAAATTATTGTACCTAGACAAAATAAAATTTGTAGATAACTTTTAA
- a CDS encoding disulfide oxidoreductase, with amino-acid sequence MLKKFDKKYLFYISWIQAIVAMAGSLYFSEIRKFPPCILCWYQRICMYPLVALIAIGIYKKDKNLPYYVLPLSLIGTAIAVFHNLLYFNIIPESAAPCIAGVSCTTKFIEYFGFITIPFLSLCGFLIIDICMILYLKWGKLKV; translated from the coding sequence ATGCTTAAGAAATTTGATAAAAAATATTTATTTTATATCTCCTGGATTCAGGCAATCGTTGCTATGGCTGGCAGTTTATATTTTAGTGAAATAAGAAAATTTCCTCCCTGTATTTTATGTTGGTATCAGCGAATTTGTATGTACCCTTTAGTTGCTTTGATTGCAATTGGCATCTATAAAAAAGATAAGAATTTGCCGTATTATGTTTTGCCTCTTTCTTTAATCGGGACGGCAATTGCTGTATTTCACAATCTTTTATATTTCAACATTATCCCGGAAAGTGCTGCTCCCTGTATTGCAGGCGTTTCTTGTACCACAAAATTTATAGAATATTTTGGTTTTATAACTATTCCGTTTTTATCTTTATGTGGATTTTTAATTATTGATATTTGCATGATATTATATTTGAAATGGGGGAAGCTAAAGGTTTAA
- a CDS encoding anti-sigma factor, with product MNPQNTSSTRNILVGVVVIIIVILFAVFLIRRNQTNNLINTNSALPTPVATFNPTLPNNFGITVPSGATTANLHDVTGSNQMGLATLDTSNGLNKYTIVANLNDPSAGYFYQAWLVNGTNYISLGKLSVTKAGYLLNYNSPVNISDHKVVWITLEKVFDATPETHVLEGSF from the coding sequence ATGAATCCTCAAAACACAAGTTCCACAAGAAACATCCTTGTAGGTGTCGTAGTAATTATTATTGTTATTCTTTTTGCAGTTTTTCTTATTAGAAGAAACCAAACAAATAATTTAATAAATACAAATTCTGCTTTGCCTACTCCAGTTGCAACTTTTAATCCAACTCTTCCAAACAATTTTGGAATTACAGTTCCATCTGGAGCAACTACAGCAAACTTGCATGATGTAACAGGAAGTAATCAAATGGGCCTTGCAACTCTTGATACCTCAAACGGCTTAAATAAATATACAATTGTTGCAAATTTAAATGATCCTTCAGCTGGATATTTCTATCAAGCCTGGCTTGTAAACGGTACAAATTATATTTCCCTTGGAAAATTATCAGTCACAAAAGCAGGATATTTATTAAATTATAATTCCCCAGTTAATATATCTGACCATAAAGTAGTTTGGATAACTCTTGAAAAGGTTTTTGACGCGACTCCAGAAACCCACGTCCTAGAAGGCAGTTTCTAG
- a CDS encoding thioredoxin domain-containing protein, protein MGEAKGLIITAAVTLLILIGGVILLSKGGTAKPTPVDSSFLVKSDSHQTNPGAKVTVVEFGDYECPACGAAYPITKQVLSTYGSQINFVFRNFPLPQHKNAPMAAEAAEAANAQGKFWEMHDKLYDTQNDWADLDNPFNTFVGYAKDLGLNTDQFKSDVQGNKYANVISTDTNDGNAIGINATPTFYVNGIALSGVPSFDDFKSAIDPLLK, encoded by the coding sequence ATGGGGGAAGCTAAAGGTTTAATCATTACTGCAGCAGTTACGCTTCTTATTTTAATAGGAGGAGTTATTCTGTTGTCAAAAGGCGGGACAGCAAAACCCACTCCGGTCGATTCAAGCTTTCTAGTAAAGTCAGACAGTCATCAAACAAATCCAGGCGCAAAAGTTACAGTTGTGGAATTTGGAGATTACGAATGTCCGGCTTGTGGCGCAGCTTATCCAATCACAAAACAGGTTTTATCAACATATGGCAGTCAAATAAACTTTGTCTTTAGAAATTTTCCTCTTCCTCAACACAAAAATGCACCTATGGCTGCAGAAGCAGCAGAAGCTGCAAATGCACAAGGAAAATTCTGGGAAATGCACGACAAATTATATGACACTCAAAATGATTGGGCTGATTTAGATAATCCCTTTAATACTTTTGTTGGATATGCAAAAGATTTAGGTTTAAATACAGATCAATTTAAGTCCGATGTCCAGGGAAATAAATATGCAAATGTAATCTCGACAGATACGAATGACGGAAATGCAATTGGAATTAATGCAACCCCAACCTTTTATGTAAACGGAATTGCCTTAAGCGGAGTCCCAAGTTTTGACGACTTCAAATCAGCCATCGACCCTCTTCTGAAGTAA
- a CDS encoding LUD domain-containing protein: protein MTNFNKLAPDALLDKTVKNLKVNGIESFVFENTDEAKKKLFKLIPENSEVMTMSSETLRLSGITKEINESGKYNSVKNELNKMNRETDSLKMQKLGSAPEYCLGSVHAVTSDGHVFIASNTGSQLSAYVYGASHVIWVIGTQKIVKDDKDAIARIYDYILPKESVRLAEQYGNPEIKSNVSKILIVNKEFNPDRVKILFVKEEIGF, encoded by the coding sequence ATGACAAACTTTAATAAATTAGCTCCAGACGCTTTGTTAGATAAAACAGTTAAAAACTTAAAAGTAAACGGCATTGAAAGTTTCGTCTTCGAGAATACTGATGAAGCAAAGAAAAAACTTTTTAAATTAATTCCTGAAAACTCGGAAGTAATGACGATGTCTTCAGAAACTCTTCGTTTGTCAGGAATTACCAAGGAAATAAACGAAAGTGGTAAATATAATTCCGTAAAAAATGAGCTAAATAAAATGAATCGCGAGACTGATAGTTTAAAAATGCAAAAGCTTGGATCAGCTCCGGAATATTGTCTTGGAAGTGTTCATGCCGTTACTTCAGACGGCCACGTCTTTATTGCAAGCAATACTGGAAGTCAGTTGTCAGCTTATGTTTACGGCGCAAGTCATGTTATTTGGGTTATAGGTACTCAAAAAATAGTTAAAGATGATAAAGATGCAATAGCACGTATTTATGATTATATCCTGCCAAAAGAATCTGTGAGGTTGGCCGAGCAGTATGGAAATCCCGAAATAAAAAGTAACGTCAGTAAAATATTAATAGTAAATAAAGAATTTAATCCAGACAGAGTTAAAATTTTATTTGTTAAAGAAGAAATAGGTTTTTAA
- a CDS encoding ABC transporter permease: protein MNAIYILWLRSLKRYFRNRSRIIGSLGQPLLFLVALGLGFGPIYAKAGGGNYINILAPGVIAMSILFTGIFNGVEIIWDRQFGFLKETMVAPVSRFEIMLGRTLGGATVAIIQGIVVLVLTVLIGFRPNLLDVPLSVLFMLLIALLFTGLGTAIGSMLNDMQGFQLIMNFIVQPIFFLSGALFPLNGLTGPIEIITKIDPLAYGVDGLRATLAGTGGYGVGLDLLVLSVLSAILLGIGSYLFSKIQI, encoded by the coding sequence ATGAACGCAATTTATATTCTGTGGTTAAGATCATTAAAGAGATATTTTAGAAATCGCTCACGTATCATTGGTTCTCTTGGGCAACCTCTTTTGTTTCTGGTAGCTTTAGGCTTGGGGTTTGGCCCAATTTATGCCAAAGCAGGTGGAGGAAATTATATTAATATTTTAGCCCCAGGCGTTATCGCCATGAGTATTTTATTTACTGGTATTTTTAATGGCGTAGAAATTATTTGGGATCGCCAGTTCGGATTCCTTAAAGAAACAATGGTGGCTCCAGTTTCTAGATTTGAAATTATGTTAGGTCGAACTCTCGGGGGAGCAACTGTTGCAATTATTCAAGGCATTGTTGTCTTAGTCTTAACAGTTCTAATAGGTTTTCGTCCAAATCTTCTTGATGTCCCTTTGTCAGTTTTGTTTATGCTTTTAATTGCACTTTTATTTACAGGATTAGGGACTGCAATAGGGAGTATGTTAAATGATATGCAGGGTTTTCAATTAATTATGAATTTTATTGTCCAGCCAATTTTCTTTTTATCAGGAGCACTTTTCCCCTTAAACGGTTTAACTGGGCCAATTGAAATTATCACTAAAATAGATCCTCTTGCTTACGGAGTTGACGGTCTTCGTGCAACTCTTGCAGGGACTGGAGGTTATGGAGTTGGTCTAGATTTATTAGTTTTAAGTGTTTTATCAGCAATTCTTTTGGGAATTGGAAGTTACCTCTTTAGTAAAATTCAGATATAA
- a CDS encoding PH domain-containing protein produces MNYEQYLSDDEKLKLVTGYSTIHLREIFLTKVFFPGFVFIILGALSSYLTSIKLWEGLLIGLIFSFIPALIITVIINNSHKYLLTTRRVIVKEGFFRINLASILFDKITHITVDQGFLERFVLGYGTLRIDTAGSSGDEITLMFVAEPIKLKNRLEDLIHKHAIAPVNKEKPKKVGKKLIHPLNF; encoded by the coding sequence ATGAATTATGAACAATACCTTTCCGACGACGAAAAATTAAAGTTGGTTACAGGTTATAGTACCATCCATCTTCGTGAGATTTTTTTGACTAAAGTTTTTTTTCCTGGATTTGTTTTTATAATTCTTGGTGCTCTTTCTTCTTATTTGACAAGTATTAAGCTCTGGGAAGGTCTTTTAATTGGGCTCATCTTTTCATTTATTCCCGCATTAATAATTACAGTTATTATTAACAATTCTCACAAATATTTACTAACAACCCGTCGTGTTATTGTTAAAGAAGGTTTTTTTCGTATCAACTTAGCATCCATTCTTTTTGATAAAATAACCCATATTACCGTTGATCAAGGTTTTCTGGAAAGATTTGTTTTGGGTTATGGAACTCTGCGCATCGATACTGCAGGCAGCAGTGGAGATGAGATTACATTAATGTTTGTTGCAGAACCGATTAAATTAAAAAATCGTCTTGAAGATTTAATTCATAAACATGCAATTGCTCCGGTCAATAAAGAAAAACCAAAAAAAGTAGGCAAAAAATTAATTCACCCTCTTAATTTCTAG